A window from Sphingobacteriia bacterium encodes these proteins:
- a CDS encoding NUDIX domain-containing protein: MQNNNKNIHVLARGVVIDQGHILLCRTLDLAINFYFLPGGHIEYNEAAQATALREFLEETGAKCQIKRFLGCLEYSFEPGHSSICHNHEYNFIFELESPDLKAFTKIIQLEQHIELVWMPFNKLNEIDFRAEPLKELLPAWLNLEQVNVFKSIMRNN, encoded by the coding sequence ATGCAAAATAATAATAAAAATATCCATGTATTAGCTAGAGGGGTAGTAATTGATCAAGGTCACATATTATTATGCAGAACGCTTGATCTAGCTATTAATTTTTATTTTTTACCTGGTGGCCATATTGAGTATAATGAAGCTGCCCAAGCCACAGCTCTACGAGAATTTCTTGAAGAAACGGGTGCTAAATGCCAAATCAAAAGATTTTTAGGTTGCCTTGAATATAGTTTTGAACCAGGACATAGTAGTATATGTCATAACCATGAATATAATTTTATCTTTGAACTTGAATCACCTGATTTAAAAGCTTTTACTAAAATTATACAGCTTGAGCAACATATTGAATTAGTATGGATGCCATTTAATAAACTAAATGAAATAGATTTTAGAGCTGAACCCCTTAAAGAACTATTACCTGCATGGTTAAATTTAGAGCA